The nucleotide sequence GCTCCCACCGACCGTTCGCTCCACCCCACCGCCGCGGGGCCCCTCCTGGAAGGGATCGTACGACCGTCCGGCTACGCCGGCGGCTGCCACCGGGCGAAGGCCCGCAGCGTTCCCGGGCTGAGCCGGGACAGGAAGTGCACGCCCCGGGCCTCGGGCGTCACCGGCACGACCGCGCGGTCGTGCAGCACCGCGTCCAGGATCGCGTCGGCGACCTTCTCCGGCGGGAAGTTCCGCAGGCCGTACAGCCGGGACGCCTTCGTCTGGCGCCGCTTCTCCTCCCCCGCGTCCGACACTCCGGCGAACCGCGTGGTCGCCGTGATGTTGGTGTTGACGATGCCGGGGCATATCGCGGACACCCCGATGCCCTGGCCCGCCAGTTCGGCGCGCAGACACTCGCTGAGCATCAGCACCGCCGCCTTCGACGTGCTGTACGCGGGCAGGGCGCGGGAAGGCTGGAAGGCGGCCGCGGAGGCGGTGTTGACGATGTGGCCGCCCTGGCCGCGCGCGGTCATCTGCGCCCCGAAGACCCGGCAGCCGTGGATCACACCCCACAGATTGACGTCCAGGACCCGCTTCCACTCCTCGCTCGTCGTGTCGAAGAAGGAGCCGGTGAGCCCGATGCCCGCGTTGTTGACGAGGACGTCGACGACGCCGTACTCGCTCGCGACCTTGGCGGCGAGCTTCTCCATCGCCTGCTCGTCGGCGACGTCCACCGTCTCGCCCCAGGCCTCCGGGGCGCCGATCAGCCGGGCCATCTCGGCCGTCCTGACCGCCCCTTCGGCGTCCCGGTCGACGGCCACGACCCGGGCGCCGGCCTCGGCGAAGGCGAACGCGGTGGCCCGCCCGATGCCGCTGGCCGCCCCGGTCACCAGGACCAGCTGGCCGCCGAACCGCTCCGCGTGGGCCGGCTTCACACCGCTCTTCACCGCCGTCGCCGCGACCGGCTTCGGCGCCTTGGTCGCCGGTTCCTCGTTGGCCCGGACGAACTCGCCGATCCACGCGGACAGCTGGTCCGGCCGGGTGCGCGGCACCCAGTGCTTGGCGGGCAGCGTGCGCCGGGTCAGATCGGGCGCCCAGCTGCCCAGGTCGTCGTAGAGCCGCTCGGAGAGGAAGGCGTCACCGGTCGGCGTGATCAGCTGCACGGGCACGTGCGCGAACGCGTCGGGGCGCGGCCTGCCGAGACGGGCGCGGACGTTGTCCCGGTAGAGCCAGGCGCCGTGCGCCGCGTCGCTCGGCAGCGACGGCGTCGGGTACGCGCCGGCCGGGACCTTCTCGACGCGCTCCAGGATCTTCGGCCACCGCCTGCCGAGCGGGCCGCGCCAGGCGAGCTCCGGCAGCACGGGCGTGTGCAGCATGTACACGTACCAGGACTTGGCGCCCTGGCCGAGGAGCTGACCGACCCGGCGCGGGGTGGGCCGGGTCATCCGCTGCTTGATCCAGTGCCCGAAGTGGTCGAGGGACGGCCCCGACATCGAGGTGAAGGACGCGATGCGGCCCTCGGTGCGCCGGACGGTGACGAATTCCCAGGACTGCACCGATCCCCAGTCGTGACCGACGAGGTGGACTGGCCGGTCCGGGCTGACGGCGTCGGCGACCGCGAGGAAGTCGTCCGTCAGCTTCTCCAGGGTGAAGCCGCCGCGCAGCGGGGCGGGCGCGGTCGAACGGCCGTGGCCCCGCACGTCGTAGAGCACCACGTGGAAGTCCTCGGCGAGCCGGACCGCGACCTCCGACCAGACCTCCTTGGAGTCCGGGTACCCGTGCACGAGGACGACGGTGGGCCGGCCCCGCTCGCCGAGCTCGGCGACACACAGCTCTATCCCGCCCGTACGGACCCAGCGCTCCCGCGCTCCCTCGAGCCCTGCCATCAGACCGCCCCCTCGTTCCAGCGCCGCACGTG is from Streptomyces venezuelae ATCC 10712 and encodes:
- a CDS encoding SDR family oxidoreductase, with amino-acid sequence MAGLEGARERWVRTGGIELCVAELGERGRPTVVLVHGYPDSKEVWSEVAVRLAEDFHVVLYDVRGHGRSTAPAPLRGGFTLEKLTDDFLAVADAVSPDRPVHLVGHDWGSVQSWEFVTVRRTEGRIASFTSMSGPSLDHFGHWIKQRMTRPTPRRVGQLLGQGAKSWYVYMLHTPVLPELAWRGPLGRRWPKILERVEKVPAGAYPTPSLPSDAAHGAWLYRDNVRARLGRPRPDAFAHVPVQLITPTGDAFLSERLYDDLGSWAPDLTRRTLPAKHWVPRTRPDQLSAWIGEFVRANEEPATKAPKPVAATAVKSGVKPAHAERFGGQLVLVTGAASGIGRATAFAFAEAGARVVAVDRDAEGAVRTAEMARLIGAPEAWGETVDVADEQAMEKLAAKVASEYGVVDVLVNNAGIGLTGSFFDTTSEEWKRVLDVNLWGVIHGCRVFGAQMTARGQGGHIVNTASAAAFQPSRALPAYSTSKAAVLMLSECLRAELAGQGIGVSAICPGIVNTNITATTRFAGVSDAGEEKRRQTKASRLYGLRNFPPEKVADAILDAVLHDRAVVPVTPEARGVHFLSRLSPGTLRAFARWQPPA